One region of Rana temporaria chromosome 11, aRanTem1.1, whole genome shotgun sequence genomic DNA includes:
- the LOC120916857 gene encoding proteoglycan 4-like — MILTRKHRSTTEEPPPTTKEPPPTTKEPPPTTKEPPPTTKEPPPTTKEPPPTTKEPPPTTKEPPPTTKEPPPTTKEPPPTTKEPPPTTKEPPPTTKEPPPTTKEPPPTTKEPPPTTKEPPPTTKGPPPTTEEPPPTTKGPPPTTEEPPPTTKGPPPTTEEPPPTTKEPPPTTKEPPPTTKEPPPTTKEPPPTTKEPPPTTKEPPPTTKGPPPTTEEPPPTT; from the exons ATGATCCTCACCCGGAA acatcgctcaaCTActgaggaacctcccccaactactaaggaacctcccccaactaccaaggaacctcccccaactactaaggaacctcctccaactactaaggaacctcccccaactaccaaggaacctcccccaactactaaggaacctcccccaactaccaaggaacctcccccaactactaaggaacctcctccaactactaaggaacctcccccaactaccaaggaacctcccccaactactaaggaacctcctccaactactaaggaacctcccccgactactaaggaacctcccccaactaccaaggaacctcccccaactactaaggaacctcccccaactaccaagggacCTCCCCCGACTActgaggaacctcccccaactaccaagggacCTCCCCCGACTActgaggaacctcccccaactaccaagggacCTCCCCCGACTActgaggaacctcccccaactaccaaggaacctcccccaactactaaggaacctcctccaactactaaggaacctcccccgactactaaggaacctcccccaactaccaaggaacctcccccaactactaaggaacctcccccaactaccaagggacCTCCCCCGACTActgaggaacctcccccaactacc